The Fulvivirga maritima genome segment GAATACCTTCTACTGTGATAGTGCTCCACGCCTGGTAATCTCCCGTGTTAGGCATAGTGATAGTTTCAGATACTTTCACATCATTAGCATATAGCTTCACTTTGCCCAAACCTGAGGGAGACGCCACTCTGAACGATACATGATAGCTGCCTTCCTCTTCCACATTGATTGTATATTGTAACCACTCTTCCGGCATTGTCCAACCGACGTTATAACCATTAGTCAGCTCATCTGAACAGCCTTCTATATCTACTCCAGCATTTCTGTATTGCCCGCCGCTATTCCAGCTGGCTCCACCTGAAGTTCCTGAAGTATTGGAAGCATCAACATCATAATAAGCATAACCGTTTTTACCAAGATCATAATCTACAGCGTAGATCAATAGGTTATCGCCCACTGTCAGGTCATGTGACTTGAAAGGTTTTGTCTCATTAGTGTGAGGTTGCCTGATTAGCGCATCCACCACATCTTTTCTGTATTCACAATTTTCCAGCTTTGTATTTTCAGCAAACTGCATTAGCCCTTCATAAGCCTCTGTTTCTGAAGGTGCTTCGGCGGCTCCATTCCAATAGTCAATTACCTGCTGATAGCCTTCTCCTTTATGAATTTGCAAAGGATTATTTCCACCAGTTTTCTTCAACGGCCACCAGGACCATCCCATATCATTCTCTTCAAAAAGCTGGACAGCGTTAGTAAACCAGGTATTAGAATTTTCACCTGTCTCACCTAACCAAATAGGCACATTACGGTCATTTCGCATATCTAGCATGCCTTGGATAGCTCCTACGTCATTGGCATTCCAGTATTTATGGTAGCTAACCACCATATTATCATCCCAGAGTTCTGGCAAGCCTGCGTAGTTATTTCCCCAGCAGTTTCCTTCTATAATTACAATATGATTCTGATCTACCTCTCTTATGGCCTCTGTAACTTCTTTTTGCAAATCCCAGAGTTCCGTATTTTCTGACTCAGAACATCCGTTGGGATCTCCGGCATGATCCTGAAAGCCCCAATTAGGTTCATTAATAATGTCATAAGCAGCTATCATAGGTTCATCCGCATACCTTTCGGCAAGCTTTCTCCATAGAGCTACCATTTTAGCCTTGTTAGCCTCACTTTCCCATAACGATGGTTTGGTGGGATCATAATCATTGATATCGGCATTTTCTCCCTGTCCGCCAGGGGTGGCATGCAGGTCTAAAATAAGGTATACATTATGGGTTTTACACCACTGAAGCAGGTTATCTGTTAACTCGAAGCCTTTGTTCAGCCAGGTAATCTCTTCATTGGTTTCCTCTTCAATAGGTGGAGTGAAGAGATTATAATGCATAGGTAGCCTTATCATATTAAAACCCCAGGAGCTCAGAGAATCCACATCTATCTCCTGCATATGATTCGCGAGCCAGGCATCATAAAACTCATTCTTTTTATCCTCGCCAATAAGCTCAGTGATCCTTCTTTGAATCTGAAATTGAGGTCCGCCAGTCTCTAGCATATACCCTTCTTGCAGCATCCAGCCGCCTAGCCCCATTCCTCTCCACAAGACCTCTTCTCCGCTGTTACTGTCTATAATGCGCCCTTGGTGTGCCTGTAAAAAGCCCTGGGACTTTGCATCATAAAAAAAGGTAATTAAAAGTATAGAACAACATAGTATAATCTGCTTTTTCATAATATATCCATGAGTGTTATAAAAACAGCCTGATCAGGTTTGACCAGGCTGACATTAATTTTATCGGGTACCTCTAAACTCTACCCGATCTATTACAATACCTCCATCACCGAGATTGACTCCTCCGGTTCTGATAACCAAGTACTTGGTGCCTCCAGTCTCAAATTCTATTTCTCCATTTTCTTCTACTAAAGAACCTGTACATCCTATCACTGCGAGATTACCACTGAAGGCGCTATTTCCACAGCCAACCCATGTGTTTAACCCCATGAGGTTTCCGCCCTCACTATATTCTACTCCTTCCTCGGGTTCTGTATCTCCCATGTAAACTTCTAACCAAACATCTGTAGCTCCATTTCCAGATAAATAAACTGATAGATTATAAACCTTATCTGCCTCTACATTAATAGGCTGATAAATACCTACATGTCCATCATTATTTCCGGAAGCAACCATATGGCCGTCTTCCAGATTGATATCAACATCATGATTGGCACTGATATAAAATTTCGTCCAATACTCAAAACTATCCATATCAGCTCCTTGAATTAAGTTACCAGCAGCAGGATCTGAAGTAGCCACAGTTATCATTTGAGTCTCAGATTCATCAATACCTCCTGGAGAAACCGCCCTAAGTCTCACTTCATATTCTCCTTGATCAGGGAAAAACACAGTGTCTTGAGGTTCTCCTTTTTCAAACCCTCTTCCCATGTCCCAGTAGGTCATAAAAGCATTAGGCGTAGTATTCTCCAATATGAAGAAGTTTGGTTCACCAGCCACTTCACTCACTGTAAAACTGGCCTCTTCAGGCTGCCCTAGTGACAAGTCTTCATCTTCCGGAGTACAAGCAGCAGCCAGTACAAAACAGGATAGGCTCGTTACTTTTAAAAAGTTATATATATGATTTTTCATAATTTACTAATGTTTTAAAGAAGACGATTTTAGTAGTTAGGATCTTGCTCTAGCATGGTATCAGTAAGCTCTCTCAATGGAATAGGAAGCCTCTCATTTTTACCTGGTGTAAAGCCTTTTTCAGTTAACCCTTGAGTGACTCTACCGTTACGCATCAGGTCAAACCAACGCTGACCTTCACCAGCTAACTCCAGCCTTCTCTCTCTTAAGATATTATCCATATTTACTGGCACTGATTCTAAGCCTACTCTCTCTCTTACCGCATCTAATAAAGACTGAGCACGTTCCTGACCGACTCCGCCTCTCACAAGTGCTTCAGCTTCTAACAGGTAAGTATCTGCCAACCTGATTTCATAAGTGTTTTGAGGGAAATTAAGCTCCACAGCTCCTGAACCTGTAGAAACATTCTGCTGAGTACCTGCAAATTTTCTTAGTACATAACCACTGTTTTGATAACTTTCGCCATAAGATATAGCCCCAATTTCTTGCAGGCTGTCCAAATTGGTTAGAGTAGCCGAATATCTAGGATCATAGTTACCTCCACCTAAATTGAAGGCATCTGCCAAACCTTGAGTAGGCACACAAAATCCGTAACCAGAAACATAGCGCGGAATAGAAGTTGATAAGCTATCAGTAACAGTGTAGCTTCTAGGTGCCGCAATATGATTTAACACATTACCTTCAGTACAAGGGATACAATCCCATCCTGTATTTGATTCACTACTGTGGGCTACTTCAAAAATAGATTCAGAGTTAAACTCATTTCCTACTTTAAATAAATCGGCAAAATTATCTAATAAACTATAACCATATTGACTAGTACCTCCCGGGGTTCCATTCACTTTTTCAAATTGAGCAGCAGCATCTGAAAATCTTTCCATTTCCAAATACAATTTACCCAGCAGTGCACGAGCTGCTCCTTCTGTAGCTCTACCTCCTTCATTGCTTACGTTTACAGTTGCTGGAAGATGAGGAATAGCATCCAGCAAATCTGTTTCTATTTGTTCATAAACCTGTTCTCTTTCTACCTGCTCTACAGTCAATACATCCTCTGGCAGAATCGTTTCTGTCATTAAAGGAATTTTATAAAAGAACCTTATAAGGTCGAAGTAATAAAATGCTCTTAAAAATTTAGCTTCAGCATTATATCTGGTCTTTAAGCTCTCACTCATACCTGGTATCCCCGGCAGCTTTTCCATAAGTATATTAGCTCTGAAAATTCCAGAGTACCCTTTATTCCAAAGCTCTCCCTGAGGACCTCTAGCTTCATTTAAGGAATAATTTGACATGGCTTGAATATCTGGCTGATCACTAGAGCTACCTCCACCGGCATTAAAATCATCAGACGCTACATTGGTGGCGAAAAGTTTAGAAACATAATTACTACCTATCCACCCCACTGGATCATATGCAGCCACCAAGGCAGCATAAGCCTCTTCCTGATTTTGATAATAATTTATCTCTAACTTACTGGCTACCGGATCCACATCTAGAAAATCATCAGAGCAAGAGCCTGACACAAACATGGCAGCTACTAATAAGCTTAATTTTATATATCTATTTTTAGTCATTTCAGTTCAATTTTTAAATTTATGGATTATCATAAAAGGTCTTAAAAAGACACACTCACACCTACCATGAAAGATCTTGCCTGAGGGTAAATTCCACGGTCAATACTCATTACACCTCCACCTATTTCAGGATCATAACCAGTGTACTTAGTGAAAGTGAATAAGTTTTCAGCCATCAAATAAACTCTAGCACTGGTAATACCCACATCTGACAACATACTGTTAGGGAGTGTATAGCCCAGCTGAACAGTCTTAATGCGGAAGTAATCTCCATCTTCCAGGTAAAAATCAGAAGGTCTCCCGAAATTATAATTATCATCTTTATCAGTTAACCTGGCATAACTGTTAGAAGTACCTTCTCCTGTCCATCTGCCCAAAGCGGCTTTTTGATAATTTGCAGCCTTAATATCTGACCGTCTTAAACCCTGAAAAATCTGATTTCCGGAAACACCTTGACCAAATACAGTGAAATCAAAGTTTTGATAATTCAACTTCACAGTTAACCCATAAGACCAGTTTGGAATTGAATTACCTAAAAATGTTCTGTCATCTGTATCAATAGAACCACTATCATCCAAATCAGCCCATTTAAAATCTCCAGGAACAGCATCTGGCTGAATTACCTGACCTTCGGAGTTAGTATAACTAGCTATCTCCGCTTCATTTTGGAAAACACCAATTATTTTGTATCCATAAAATGAACTAATTGGTTGGCCAACAGCAATCCTTGTAATAGGATCTGTACTACCTTGGAAAGAAGCCTCATCATAGTAATTGCGTGATCCTAAGTTAGTCACCTCATTATGGAGGTAAGAAACGTTTCCATTAACAGTAATACCTAATTTTCCTATTTGTTTGGAATAACCTAAGTCTAACTCGACACCGCTATTCTCCATATCGCCAATATTCACAGCAGGATTACTCACAGTACCTACATAGCCTGGGATGTCCGGGGTTCTTAAAATACCTGTTGTTATTTTCTTGTACCAATCAAAAGTAACACTGAAATCTTGCAGTACGGTTGCCTCAAATCCAACATTTATTTGTGTAGTTTCTTCCCATTGCAAGTCAGGGTTTGCTAGAGCATTAGGACTAAAACCTTGGGAAATATTATTACCAAAAGCATAATTTCTACCCCCTCCAATAATCGACACAAAATTTAATGGTCCAATATTATCATTACCAACTACGCCATAACCTCCTCTTACTTTAAGGAAATTAACGACTTCATTTCTTGGCCAAAATGGCTCATCAGAAGCATTCCAGCCTAAAGACAATGAAGGGAAATAGCCATATCTTTTGTTTTTACCAAAATTACTAGATCCATCTCTCCTAATAACAGCCGTAAGCATGTACCTCTCTTTATAGTCATAATTAACACGGGCAAATAATGAACTTACTTTATGAGGAACAGCTTCTCCTCCACCTCCCCGAGTGTCTTTAGGCAAATAATTCCATCCTAAAGAACCCTCATCAAAACTATTAATAGGTAAATCATAAGCATATAAGTTTACAGAGGTATTATAACTATCTCTATAAGCTCCTTGACCTAATAATACCGTAAAATCATGATCCCCTACTTTCTTAGAATAGGATATAGTATTTTCTAAATTCCAATCTCTTTTTCGATCTACACTCCTTCCAAAAGAATTTCTTGCGTTGTAATTAGAAGGATTAAAATAGAATTCTGGAGTAAAACTCTCACTTCCCCAAAAAGCTAGCTTAGTACCTATGGTAGATCTAATTTTCAAACCTTCTATAGGTGTAAGTTCAACATAAGCATTACCCACTATATTATCAGACCAGTTGTAGTTTCCAAGTCTTGTTTGTATGAAAGCCAGTGGATTTGCCATTTCCTGAGTTACCACTTCAGAAATACCATAATACAGCCCATTAGGTGCCATTACTCCTTTAAGAGAATCATCAGGATAAAGGGGTGAATTTAATCTATCAGGATCGGTTTCGTAAACAGGGGTAGTAGGATCTAAGTTGATAGCCGAACTAAGTGGGCCGCCATACTCACTGTTAGTATTTCCAAGGCCTACACTTTTTTCATGAGAGTATCCTAAGTTCTGACCTACAGTAAGCCAGTCTTTAATTTTATGAGTAGAATTTAATCTTACGTTATATCTCTCATATTTTGAAATATCAGTGGCTACTATACCATCCTGACCAAGATACCCAAACGAAAGATAGAAGTCAGATACATCATTAGCACCGCTAATACTTACTTCATGGTTTTGTCTTCTGGCGTCGTTATTAAATATCTGATCTTGCCAGTCAGTACCTTCACCTAACTCCTGAGGATTTTCAAAGACAATCCCATCCCCTGCTGCTAAAGACGATTCATTTCTTAAGGTAGCATATTCGCGTGCATTAAGTAAATCTAGTTTTCTTGCTGGTGCTGAGGTTCCATAATAACCATTATAATTTACCTTTATTCCTCCTTTTTTACCAGACTTAGTGGTAACCAAAATAACGCCAGTAGCGGCTCGTGCTCCATAAATAGCTTGTGATGCAGCATCTTTCAGCACTTCAATAGATTCAATGTCAGATTGATTCAGGTAGCCAATACCACCATTATCTACAATTACACCATCTACTACCCACAGCGGATCATTGTTATTAAGTGTAGTAATACCTCTAACTCTAATGGTAGCCACTGAGCCAGGCTGACCAGAAGGAGCAGCCATAGTTAAACCAGCCGTTCTTCCTTGAAGTGCCTGGCCTACGTTATTAATAGGTAATGATTCAAGGTCTTCAGCCGAAACGCTGGAAATAGCACCGGTTACCACTTTCTTCTTTTGCTCTCCGTAACCTACAACTACTACCTCTTCCAACGTTTCTACATCTTGTGATAAAGAGATGTTTATCTGAGTTTGATTTCCTACTACTATCTTCTGAGTTTCATATCCAATAAAAGAAAATAACAGGGTTTTACCAGACTCTACATTAAGCGAAAAAGTTCCGTTAATATCGGTAACTGTACCTTTTGAGGTACCTTCTACTAACACATTTACACCAGGTATTGGATCTGAAGTCTCTCCGTCCACCACTGTCCCGGTGATGGTAGACTGCCCAAAAGCCCATTGTGTCAGTACTAAAAAACTGATCAATAAGTAGCATTTTATTTTCATACAAATAAGGGTTAAGTTTTTAGTAATTGGGTGTCATTTCGCAATCGTTTTCGTTGATTAAAAAGTAAATGACACTGCAATATATCTCTACTTATTTCCTGCACAAAAAATAGCACTACACTTCAATTACACCATTCAAAAAATGTACTTCGCCAACAATACTTCAAAATATTTTAATTATCTGTTTATCAAATGATTAACACTACGCCTTTTTACTTCACAGGCCACTATTTATTAAATAGAAATACATTTTTTGGTAATAATTATTAAATTAGCCGCAATCGTTTGATAATTCCCCCAATAAGCAAATGTTATCAACTACTTTAAAATATAGGATCGCACTACTCTTCATCTTATTAGTGCTCATTTTTTCACCTACAGAAGCTCAAGAGCTTGCGAGTGAAATTGCCGGTAAGCCGGGCATAGTGCACTATACTCAAAAAGAGTTCAAGGCAGATCAACAATTCTGGGCCGTATGTGAAGACAATAATGGCATTCTTTATTTTGGTAATAATGATGGAGCCATCATATTTGATGGAGAAACCTGGCATAAGGTGAGCATTCCCAATAATTCATCAATCAGGTGCCTTGCTGCAGATTCTCTTGGTAATGTTTATGCAGGTGCTTTTAATGAATTCGGGCTGATCAAGAAAGATGAAACGGGAAACTACTATTACCAATCACTCTTTGACACTTTAAAATTTAATGACAGTAAAATAGAAAACCTTTGGGAGGTCCATATTTTAAAATCTACCGTCATTTTCAGAAGCTTTGGTAAACTGATAGCCATTTCAGGCAATAAGGTTACTCAATTGCCCTCCAGAAGCTATTTTGTTAAATCCTTCGTAGTAAACAACAATTATTATGTGCATGACCTGAACGAAGGTATTTTCAGGCTGAACCTTGAAAACATGCAGCTTCAGCAGTGCCTCACTTTTGCACAGATAAAACAAGAAGAGCTCATTGCTCTGCTCCCCATTACTAATAGCGAAGAAGTACTTGGGATAAGTAAAACCGGTAAAGTATTCAATTTAGATTTAACAAAAGGCACTTCTACATTCAGTCATCAAATCTTCGATAAGGGGACCAATCAAGTGGAATCGGCCATAGTAGGTAAAGATGGCTTTTATTATCTGGCCACCTTGAGTGAAGGTATCCTTAAAATGGATCAAAAAGGCCTTATATTAAATAAATCCGATTACTTACCTACCTTACAAGACAGGAGTGTGATTAACCTGTATCAGACTCGGCAAGGTAACTTATGGGCCTTACTCAACCGTGGGCTGGATTACATCACTTTCAACTCTCCCATCTCAGCCATTTTTGAAGGGGCTAATATTTATGATGTCATCATCAATAATAGTGAAATGTATCTGGCTACCAATCAGGGAATTTTTTATTCGGACTCTATCAATATTAAAAAGCCCATTTTCACACAAATACCAGGCACTGAAGGACAGGCTTGGTCAATAGATAAACGTAGCGGAGACATACTGGCAAGTCATGACAAGGGCATTTTTATACTTAACCATGGCAATGCCACCAAAGTGGGAGAAGAAACAGGCATATGGAAAACCATTGCCACCCAGGAGAACGAAAACCTATTTCTTGCCGCCACTTATAATGGCCTTTTAGTTATAGAAAAAAAGAATGGCCATTGGACCTATAAAAATAGAATTAAAGGTTTTGACGAATCAACAAGGGATATTTTAGAAACCGAAACTCCCGGCACCTACTGGGTTTGCCATGGTTTTAAAGGGGTGTTTAAGATAAAAATGGATCCAGGCTACACCAGAGTTACCTCCGTAGAGCATTTTACTACTCAAAATGGTTTTACCTATCCTTACAGCATTAATGTAACTAAATGGCAAGACCAGATTGTATTTACCACCGACGAAGGTATTTTCACATACAACCAAAATAACAATCAGTTTGAGCCCTACCAGCCGCTTAATTCCATACTTGATTCTACCTACAATACCCGCACACTCATAGAGCATGAAGATAAGACCTGGTTCATTCAAGATGATGAAGCGGGCTATTTTGTTACCAAATCTCCTGATCAATTTGAAAAGGGCTACTTCCTGAAATTTAAAGGTGACTTTAACCGTGGCATGGAGTGCATCTTGCCCATTAGTCAGGATCAGGTAATGCTAGGTACCAAAAGAGGCCTTTATCTCTTTGACCTTACTTATAAAGACCGCGCTCAGGAAGCACATACTATGATTACCAGCGCACAGTATTATAAAGGAGAAACTCAGAAAAGCCTGACTTTAAATGGCGACAGCAGAGTGGTTTTACCGAACGGGACTAATACGCTGCGTTTTGACTTTGCTGTACCCCAAATGCAAAATGATGCTGATATTCAATACTCCTACAAACTAGAAGAAGTAGATAAAAAATGGTCTGACTGGGATCTGGCTTCCTATAAAGAATACGCTCACCTTATGCCCGGCAAGTACACCTTCAAGGTGAAAAGCAGGAGCCTGATAGGTACTAGAGGAGATGTTGCTTCTATTTCTTTTGAAATATTGCCTCTATGGTACCAGACTATTTGGGCTGCCATTGCCTACTTTTTAATAGCTGCAGGGCTGGCAGCATTTATAATCCAATGGGTTAAAAAGAAAATAGCTAAGGAAAATGCTAAAACAAGGGCTGAAGAACAGCAAGCTAAAAAGCTACTTGAGTTAGAAGTAGATCAGCTTAAGTTAAAAGCCGAAAAGGATAAAATAAACCGTGATAAGGTAATTCTACAGGAAAATATAATTCATAAAAGTAAGGAGTTGGCTAATTACACCATGCTACTGGTAAAGAAAAAGGAAATTTTCTCTGAGATACAGGAGGATATAAAAACACTTCGCAGCCAGGTTAAAACCGAAGGATCACGAAAAAAACTTCAGAGTATGTATGCCAAGCTTAACGACCATGTTATAGGTGTGGAATACATGAACGTTTTTGAATCCAATTTCGAAAAAGTACACCACGACTTTTTTGCTAACCTAAAAGCCAAATACCCTGATCTTACTCAACGAGAACTTCGTTTATGTGCTTTTATTAAAATGAATCTTACTAATAAGGAAATATCTCCTTTACTCAATATTTCCGTTCGCGGAGTAGAGACGGCTCGCTACAGAATTAGGAAAAAGCTGCATTTGGAGCACGACTCTAACTTCACTGAATTTCTTGAGAGCGTTGCTGTAAGCTAATGCTTATGGCCTATCTGGCCTTACATTATCTTTATTCACAAATTCTGAACTTAACGGATTTTGACCGTAGGCAGATTGCTCAGCACTATAGTTAGGTGTAGAAGTGATTGATGCCGGATCTTCTTCACTTATATGTTGTATATGCAGTAACGCATTTGGGTCTTTTTGTAAGTCTTTGATGTTTCTTCTGTCTTGTCGTTTCATAGTTGTTTTTTTGTAACTATAAAGACAAAGGCGATGCCAAAAAGGCTTATTTCAGAAGTTTTCTGATTTTATTTAACTTTTCTTCCGTAATCGGCTTTGATTGGAATAAAAGCACATCAGAATTAGCACTTATGCGTTCTTTGTCAAAGTCATTATCTGAGCTGGTGAGTACAATTATGGTGATGTGTTTCCTTACTTCCTCAGGAAATGTGGCATATGCTTCCAAAAACTCAAAGCCATCAATCACCGGCATGTTTAAATCCAGAAATATGATATCCGGCATCTGGTTAGATTCTGTGTTTGATAAATAGTCTAGTGCTTCCCTGGCTGAAAAACAGGTAATTACCTTCTCAGAAAATTGATCAAACTCTATCACTTTCTGATTAATAAAAACATCTATTTCATTGTCATCTATCAACATGACAATATCCGCACATTTACTATTCATTCTCCGGATTTCAAATCATTAAATTTGCAGCGATATTACTTATTAACGTACATGAATCCAACTAAGATTAAAAAACATTTCAAATAATATACAAAATATCCTATTTATTACTAGCTTAAATCATTTTGACATTAACTATAATCCTTTGGTTATAAAAAGGGGCTATACTCCTCTTCGTCAGGCTATCCGTACACACAAAATAATATTTGGCCGCATCTCATAGATAAAGCAAAAAACATAGATAGATGTTTCATTCATACAAAAAAAATATTAAAATTGGAGTTTCATTTTTATTAACCTATAACACTATGAATTACAAAAAATTAGGTTCTGCATTTTTCACTCTACTAATAATTTTTGGACTCACATCTTGTGGTCAAAAAACAGAAAAAGAAGCTGGAGATGCTTCTGAAGAACTTGAAGCAGCTGAACCAGAATTAAAAGAGCAAATTGAAGAGGTAGTATATGAGATACCATCTCCTTCAGAAATACCTACCTTACTTGAAAGAACAGGTGCAGAATACAACGGATCACTTATCAACCCTGCTGATAAAGCTGATTCTTATGTATCTACTAACGACAAAGCAGCTTTAAACCTGGGAGTTTATGCTACTGATATTGGCTACTTAGTGTCTTATGATAAGGCACAGGATGCCCTAACCTACATTTCTTCTTCTAAAAAATTATCTGATAACTTAGGTGTTACAGGTGCTATAGACAGCAAACTTTTGAAAAGATTTGAGGATAATCTTTCTAGAAAAGATTCTCTGGTTATACTTATCAACTCTACCATTGACAAAACAGAGTCTTATTTAAAAGATGATGACAGAAATCAATTAGCAGCATTAGTAGTAGCAGGTTCTTTTGTAGAAGGCCTTTATATCTCTACTGGTTTGGTAAAAACTTACCCTACTGATATTCTTCCTGAAGACAAAAGAAATTTGGTACTTACTCCACTTATCGATGTAATCTTAAAACAAGAGCAATCAGTAAAAGATCTTTCTAAAATGATAGACGCACTTGATAAAAGCGGTCCTGTTGCTGAACTTAGCACTAAGCTTAAAGCTTTAGAGGCTGATTATGAAAAGCTGAATATCGAAGAGCAAATCAAAAATAACAGAGCTGATCTTGTACTTACTGATGCTACGCTTCAAGAAATTACTTCTAAAGTAGCTGAAATCAGAAGTATGATTGTAGAATAATATACATCATGTTTGTTAACCTTAAAGGATCGGAGCTTTCCGATCCTTTTTTTATTTTCTACTATTTAATTACGTGGAGCCAACCCGTGCAGGTGTACTCATTATCAATAGAAGCCTCAAAATAATATACTCCTGAAACCTGGCCTTCTGCCTGCCAATCATTTTGATAATCACTGGTTTCATAAACCAACTTACCCCAACGGTTATAAATCTTTAAGGCCTTTAAAACATCCTCAGGCAATATTTCGAAATAATCATTATCCATTTTAAGACCCGGAGTAATTACGTTAGGCACTTTAAGTTCATAAAAGGAATAACTGGCTGTGGCCTCATTAACACAAAACTCATTCATAGCACTAAGTCTAATGGTATAATCACCATCTTTAGCATAACTATAGTCTACAATTTGCTCATCTTTTATCTCGGTGTCATCTCCTAAAGACCACACAAAACCAGATCCATTAGAGGAAGTATTAGTTAATCGAACGGAAGGCCTCGAGAAACAATCATATATTTTCTCTGCAGAAAAGGAAATATCCAAAGCCGGAATCACATTAACGGTAACCTGGTCTGATGCTGTACACCCATTACTATCTACCATGTTTACCCAATAGGTAGTGGTGTCATTAGGAGAAACTACAGGCGATTTTT includes the following:
- a CDS encoding cellulase family glycosylhydrolase, which encodes MKKQIILCCSILLITFFYDAKSQGFLQAHQGRIIDSNSGEEVLWRGMGLGGWMLQEGYMLETGGPQFQIQRRITELIGEDKKNEFYDAWLANHMQEIDVDSLSSWGFNMIRLPMHYNLFTPPIEEETNEEITWLNKGFELTDNLLQWCKTHNVYLILDLHATPGGQGENADINDYDPTKPSLWESEANKAKMVALWRKLAERYADEPMIAAYDIINEPNWGFQDHAGDPNGCSESENTELWDLQKEVTEAIREVDQNHIVIIEGNCWGNNYAGLPELWDDNMVVSYHKYWNANDVGAIQGMLDMRNDRNVPIWLGETGENSNTWFTNAVQLFEENDMGWSWWPLKKTGGNNPLQIHKGEGYQQVIDYWNGAAEAPSETEAYEGLMQFAENTKLENCEYRKDVVDALIRQPHTNETKPFKSHDLTVGDNLLIYAVDYDLGKNGYAYYDVDASNTSGTSGGASWNSGGQYRNAGVDIEGCSDELTNGYNVGWTMPEEWLQYTINVEEEGSYHVSFRVASPSGLGKVKLYANDVKVSETITMPNTGDYQAWSTITVEGIHLNQGEQKLKLLVEEGDFNFNYIEIEGPFDVTEQPKILEKKAINQKKE
- a CDS encoding RagB/SusD family nutrient uptake outer membrane protein; translation: MTKNRYIKLSLLVAAMFVSGSCSDDFLDVDPVASKLEINYYQNQEEAYAALVAAYDPVGWIGSNYVSKLFATNVASDDFNAGGGSSSDQPDIQAMSNYSLNEARGPQGELWNKGYSGIFRANILMEKLPGIPGMSESLKTRYNAEAKFLRAFYYFDLIRFFYKIPLMTETILPEDVLTVEQVEREQVYEQIETDLLDAIPHLPATVNVSNEGGRATEGAARALLGKLYLEMERFSDAAAQFEKVNGTPGGTSQYGYSLLDNFADLFKVGNEFNSESIFEVAHSSESNTGWDCIPCTEGNVLNHIAAPRSYTVTDSLSTSIPRYVSGYGFCVPTQGLADAFNLGGGNYDPRYSATLTNLDSLQEIGAISYGESYQNSGYVLRKFAGTQQNVSTGSGAVELNFPQNTYEIRLADTYLLEAEALVRGGVGQERAQSLLDAVRERVGLESVPVNMDNILRERRLELAGEGQRWFDLMRNGRVTQGLTEKGFTPGKNERLPIPLRELTDTMLEQDPNY
- a CDS encoding SusC/RagA family TonB-linked outer membrane protein translates to MKIKCYLLISFLVLTQWAFGQSTITGTVVDGETSDPIPGVNVLVEGTSKGTVTDINGTFSLNVESGKTLLFSFIGYETQKIVVGNQTQINISLSQDVETLEEVVVVGYGEQKKKVVTGAISSVSAEDLESLPINNVGQALQGRTAGLTMAAPSGQPGSVATIRVRGITTLNNNDPLWVVDGVIVDNGGIGYLNQSDIESIEVLKDAASQAIYGARAATGVILVTTKSGKKGGIKVNYNGYYGTSAPARKLDLLNAREYATLRNESSLAAGDGIVFENPQELGEGTDWQDQIFNNDARRQNHEVSISGANDVSDFYLSFGYLGQDGIVATDISKYERYNVRLNSTHKIKDWLTVGQNLGYSHEKSVGLGNTNSEYGGPLSSAINLDPTTPVYETDPDRLNSPLYPDDSLKGVMAPNGLYYGISEVVTQEMANPLAFIQTRLGNYNWSDNIVGNAYVELTPIEGLKIRSTIGTKLAFWGSESFTPEFYFNPSNYNARNSFGRSVDRKRDWNLENTISYSKKVGDHDFTVLLGQGAYRDSYNTSVNLYAYDLPINSFDEGSLGWNYLPKDTRGGGGEAVPHKVSSLFARVNYDYKERYMLTAVIRRDGSSNFGKNKRYGYFPSLSLGWNASDEPFWPRNEVVNFLKVRGGYGVVGNDNIGPLNFVSIIGGGRNYAFGNNISQGFSPNALANPDLQWEETTQINVGFEATVLQDFSVTFDWYKKITTGILRTPDIPGYVGTVSNPAVNIGDMENSGVELDLGYSKQIGKLGITVNGNVSYLHNEVTNLGSRNYYDEASFQGSTDPITRIAVGQPISSFYGYKIIGVFQNEAEIASYTNSEGQVIQPDAVPGDFKWADLDDSGSIDTDDRTFLGNSIPNWSYGLTVKLNYQNFDFTVFGQGVSGNQIFQGLRRSDIKAANYQKAALGRWTGEGTSNSYARLTDKDDNYNFGRPSDFYLEDGDYFRIKTVQLGYTLPNSMLSDVGITSARVYLMAENLFTFTKYTGYDPEIGGGVMSIDRGIYPQARSFMVGVSVSF